A window from Telopea speciosissima isolate NSW1024214 ecotype Mountain lineage chromosome 8, Tspe_v1, whole genome shotgun sequence encodes these proteins:
- the LOC122672861 gene encoding FCS-Like Zinc finger 10-like → MLRKRSRSIQKDQYKGHLMSDSASETSDVLGQKLKSGSFFSVPGLFVGFNSKGLLDSDSARSPTSTLDYKVFANLGNPFRSPRASPDGPQKSWDCSKVGLGILDSLKDEAKPSGKGLGTLESKSILFGSQMRMNNPSSPNHLYCSIDSSLPKIPAFCLSTQIECPRLQLGNWENVLGAGDTQLEPEPLGKVQPSMSDSSRSAMSLNSLTFINTNLNFEDFGAGKEMAQVGSPQVLSGGASFDNSLVMKPSSLPVSFGSGIEFMGSLSAREIEESEDYTCVISHGANPRKTHIFGDCILECHGNDLGICKKEEKEIELSLEVKCSDGSVSYPSDGFLSYCYTCKKKLEQGKDIYMYRGEKAFCSSTCRLQEIFVEEEMEKTVDNSSENSPDATYPEEIFLEGMVIAT, encoded by the exons ATGTTGAGGAAGAGAAGCCGATCAATTCAGAAAGATCAATATAAGGGTCATCTAATGTCGGATTCTGCTTCAGAGACCTCCGATGTTCTGGGGCAGAAGCTCAAAAGCGGCTCCTTTTTCAGTGTCCCCGGTTTGTTTGTAGGGTTCAACAGTAAAGGTTTATTAGATTCCGACTCTGCAAGGAGCCCTACTTCTACTTTGGATTATAAGGTTTTTGCAAATCTAGGCAACCCTTTTAGGTCTCCAAGAGCAAGCCCTGATGGGCCTCAGAAAAGCTGGGATTGCAGTAAGGTTGGTCTTGGCATTTTAGATTCTCTAAAAGATGAAGCCAAACCATCTGGTAAGGGTCTTGGAACTTTGGAGAGTAAGAGTATTCTGTTCGGATCGCAGATGAGAATGAACAACCCTTCTTCCCCGAACCATCTGTACTGTTCGATTGATTCTTCCCTCCCTAAAATCCCTGCGTTTTGTCTAAGTACCCAGATTGAATGTCCTCGTCTGCAACTGGGAAATTGGGAAAATGTGTTGGGAGCCGGAGACACCCAATTAGAACCTGAGCCATTAGGAAAAGTACAGCCTTCTATGTCAGATTCCAGCCGTTCAGCGATGTCTCTGAATAGCTTAACATTCAtcaacaccaatttgaattttgaagatTTTGGGGCTGGTAAGGAAATGGCCCAAGTTGGTTCTCCTCAGGTATTGAGTGGGGGCGCAAGTTTTGACAATTCTTTGGTCATGAAGCCGAGTTCACTCCCTGTATCCTTTGGCTCTGGCATTGAATTTATGGGGTCTCTTTCCGCGCGTGAAATAGAAGAATCTGAGGATTATACTTGTGTAATTTCTCATGGTGCAAACCCAAGAAAAACTCACATTTTTGGTGACTGCATTTTAGAATGTCATGGTAACGATTTAGGCATTtgtaagaaagaagagaaggaaattgAATTGTCCCTGGAAGTTAAATGCTCGGATGGTTCTGTTTCGTATCCCTCTGATGGTTTTTTGAGCTATTGTTACACTTGCAAGAAGAAGTTGGAACAGGGGAAAGACATCTACATGTACAG AGGTGAGAAAGCATTTTGCAGTAGCACTTGCCGCTTGCAGGAGATTTTTGTTGAGGAGGAAATGGAGAAAACTGTCGATAATTCCTCTGAAAACTCTCCTGATGCTACCTATCCTGAAGAAATATTTCTTGAGGGTATGGTTATAGCTACATAA
- the LOC122671227 gene encoding MAR-binding filament-like protein 1-1: protein MNFVMGSSSFLQSPLYQSLTPSSYSPSSFFCSNIKNADPNKKNKSKSTVAAASLRPENSNEAKFCRRRAVFRAAISSFSFLQSRARAVDALMTDEKSIRMPGGEGPQTPKNLQKQLHQGEAQPNPFVALLNAIGIIGSGVLGALYASSQKEKETAAATIESINARLSRKEAAMESLQNSTERMLLNEQEERAKQIKKAKEEQQSLLDELASTNSTLTSLQKELQSEKSLVKEHKDLMDRLLTDLRKAAEDKKLLEANLKEKLYSIEILQERINLLCVEMKKNEDTIRNLSSSLVEKEMECKNLDSIWKQAKADLAEANLEMKAVKGQLFMTQRELDLKNSAMDDLDARISSLIAERYDMNRNVDALQKDYNDLKLSSEKKAASDAELLVKREQELHQHKEKLELAFNEAASFQAAIANLTQKRDALKKLLEIEVSNVQNLTHELQITQETLGVSRVEVSDLSKELKQSRNLCEELSSEVSKVRAEFTKSQESLKESLDEARSTAEVFSGELASVKALLEETEEELQSMSSELAAVTVTRDNLKKELVDVYKKAESAAHDLKEEKQKVASLKKELEASGKQILKDKEARKALEMDLEEATKSLNEMNRNALLLSRDLEMTNSRIANLGDENDILYKSLVEQKSVSQEARENVQDAHNLVMKLGKERESFEKRAKKLEEELASAKGEILRLRSQLNSRTLVNDQHQEKITGHDAPVAVKRITRRKKGGAHSDAS from the exons ATGAACTTTGTGATGGGGAGCTCTTCCTTTCTTCAATCGCCACTATATCAATCTCTCACGCCCTCTTCTTATTCTCCATCTTCCTTCTTCTGTTCTAACATAAAAAATGCAGACCCCAATAAGAAGAATAAGAGTAAAAGCACAGTTGCCGCAGCTTCTCTGCGGCCGGAAAATTCTAATGAGGCCAAATTCTGCAGGAGGAGAGCAGTTTTTCGTGCTGCTATATCTTCTTTTTCATTCCTTCAGTCTAGGGCGAGAGCTGTTGATGCTTTGATGACAG ATGAGAAAAGCATAAGAATGCCTGGGGGTGAAGGTCCTCAAACAccaaaaaatcttcaaaag CAACTACATCAGGGAGAAGCACAACCAAATCCATTTGTGGCACTTTTGAATGCGATTGGCATTATTGGTTCAGGTGTGCTTGGTGCATTATATGCATCGTcacagaaggagaaggaaactGCTGCAGCAACAATTGAATCT ATAAATGCCAGACTGAGTAGAAAAGAAGCAGCCATGGAATCGCTGCAGAACAGCACTGAAAGAATGCTACTGAATGAACAAGAAGAACGAGCCAAACAAATTAAAAAGGCAAAGGAAGAACAGCAGTCATTGTTAGATGAACTAGCTTCAACAAACAGTACATTAACAAGCTTACAGAAAGAGCTACAAAGTGAGAAAAGTTTAGTCAAGGAGCATAAAGACCTGATGGATAGACTTCTAACTGATCTCAGGAAGGCTGCTGAGGACAAAAAGTTGCTTGAAGCCAACCTGAAGGAGAAGTTGTATTCTATTGAAATCTTGCAGGAAAGAATAAACTTGCTATGTgtggagatgaagaagaatgaagatacTATTAGAAATCTCAGTTCCTCACTTGTAGAGAAGGAAATGGAATGTAAGAACTTGGATTCTATCTGGAAGCAAGCCAAGGCTGACTTAGCAGAAGCAAATTTAGAAATGAAAGCTGTGAAAGGCCAACTATTTATGACTCAAAGAGAACTAGATTTAAAGAACTCTGCAATGGATGATCTGGATGCCAGAATAAGTTCCTTAATTGCTGAAAGATATGACATGAACAGAAACGTTGATGCTCTTCAGAAAGACTATAACGATCTTAAGTTGTCTTCGGAAAAGAAAGCTGCCTCAGATGCTGAACTCTTAGTGAAAAGGGAGCAAGAACTTCATCAGCATAAAGAGAAGCTTGAGCTTGCTTTTAATGAGGCAGCCAGCTTCCAGGCTGCAATCGCcaatttaacccaaaaaagggATGCATTGAAGAAATTGCTGGAGATAGAAGTGAGCAATGTACAAAACCTGACACATGAGCTCCAAATCACACAGGAAACTCTTGGTGTGTCAAGGGTTGAGGTCTCTGATCTGTCAAAAGAATTGAAACAGTCTAGAAACTTATGTGAAGAGCTCTCATCTGAAGTTTCTAAGGTTAGGGCAGAATTCACCAAATCTCAGGAATCATTAAAGGAAAGTTTGGATGAGGCGAGGTCTACTGCAGAAGTATTTTCAGGTGAGCTTGCATCAGTGAAGGCACTTCTGGAGGAAACTGAAGAAGAGCTCCAAAGCATGTCCAGTGAACTGGCTGCTGTAACAGTAACTCGTGATAACTTAAAGAAGGAACTGGTTGATGTCTATAAAAAAGCAGAAAGTGCAGCTCATGATTTAAAAGAAGAGAAGCAGAAAGTTGCTTCTTTGAAGAAGGAACTAGAGGCGTCAGGAAAGCAAATCTTAAAAGACAAGGAAGCAAGAAAGGCTCTGGAAATGGACCTGGAAGAGGCCACCAAGTCACTCAATGAGATGAATAGAAATGCTTTATTGCTTTCGAGAGATCTAGAAATGACTAACTCTAGAATTGCTAACCTTGGAGATGAAAATGATATACTTTACAAGTCCCTTGTTGAGCAAAAATCTGTATCGCAAGAAGCTCGAGAAAATGTGCAAGATGCCCACAACCTTGTGATGAAGCTAGGAAAGGAAAGGGAGAGTTTTGAGAAGAGAGCAAAGAAGCTGGAGGAGGAACTGGCTTCTGCAAAGGGTGAGATTTTACGGTTGAGGAGTCAGCTAAACTCAAGAACTCTTGTAAATGATCAACATCAGGAAAAGATCACAGGTCATGATGCTCCTGTTGCTGTGAAGAGAATTACTAGGAGGAAAAAGGGTGGGGCCCACTCTGATGCTTCTTAA